In the genome of Firmicutes bacterium HGW-Firmicutes-1, one region contains:
- a CDS encoding SAM-dependent methyltransferase, with translation MMQDVPYEQWANYLEAIMVKYNVRPQLLLDLGCGTGTITQLFAEKGYDTIGIDLSEDMLIVAKEKAQKSKLDILYLCQDMTSFELYGTVGCIISVCDSLNYITDEQELLKVFKLINNYLEPGGLFIFDLNTEYKFEKILGDNTFAQAYERCAYIWDNYYYEDEKMNEYHLTLFVEENNNYSRYEELHYEKAYSIDCIKLLLKEAGLKLEAIYNDNTFEECEATSERIYIVAREQMKEKQ, from the coding sequence ATGATGCAAGACGTGCCTTATGAACAGTGGGCTAATTATCTTGAAGCTATTATGGTTAAGTACAATGTTAGGCCACAACTTTTATTAGATCTAGGTTGTGGAACAGGAACGATAACTCAGTTATTTGCAGAAAAGGGTTATGATACAATCGGAATTGATTTGTCAGAAGATATGTTGATTGTTGCAAAGGAAAAAGCGCAAAAGTCTAAGCTGGATATTTTATATTTGTGTCAGGATATGACTTCCTTTGAATTATATGGTACTGTAGGCTGTATTATATCAGTTTGTGATAGTTTAAATTATATTACGGATGAACAAGAGCTGCTCAAAGTATTTAAACTGATTAATAATTATTTGGAGCCTGGGGGGCTTTTCATATTTGATTTGAACACAGAGTATAAGTTCGAGAAAATTCTAGGCGATAATACCTTTGCGCAAGCCTATGAGCGGTGTGCATATATTTGGGATAATTATTATTACGAGGATGAAAAGATGAATGAATATCATCTCACCTTATTTGTTGAGGAGAACAATAACTATTCAAGATATGAAGAGTTACATTATGAAAAAGCGTATAGTATTGATTGTATTAAGCTTTTATTGAAAGAAGCAGGACTAAAATTAGAAGCAATCTATAATGACAATACATTTGAAGAATGTGAAGCTACATCAGAAAGAATTTATATTGTAGCTAGAGAACAAATGAAGGAGAAACAATAG
- a CDS encoding inorganic phosphate transporter has protein sequence MMNPLLLAGAFLGWGLGANDSANVFGTAVYTRIVKYSTAIILTALFVIIGAFFDGAHGIEKLSTYAYNGGIDTGMKAFFVMLSAAITVAAMTFLKLPVSTSQAVIGAIIGGGINRGATDFSAGIQFFSAWVFTPIGAMIIAYVLYKFTCNKIGSKLTEFRFYEAFIRFGYIISGILGAYSLGANNVANVTAVFSGQLHMLNVQQAALFGGISIAIGVLTFSKPVMSTVGEGIVPLSQVAGFVVVIAVAITVYIYARIGIPVSTSQAVIGAIMGIGFHLGIKTINMRVLRNILFGWVGTPIIAGTVSFILSLFL, from the coding sequence GTGATGAACCCATTGTTACTTGCAGGAGCATTTTTAGGTTGGGGTTTAGGCGCAAATGATTCAGCAAATGTGTTTGGAACAGCTGTATATACAAGGATAGTGAAGTATTCTACTGCTATTATTCTGACAGCTCTATTTGTTATCATTGGAGCTTTTTTTGACGGTGCTCATGGTATAGAAAAACTTAGCACATATGCATATAACGGAGGAATTGATACTGGAATGAAAGCATTCTTTGTTATGCTTTCTGCTGCAATTACTGTTGCAGCGATGACCTTTCTCAAACTACCCGTATCAACCTCACAAGCAGTAATTGGTGCAATTATTGGTGGGGGTATTAACCGAGGGGCTACAGATTTCTCAGCAGGAATTCAGTTTTTTAGTGCATGGGTATTTACTCCAATTGGTGCTATGATTATTGCCTATGTATTATATAAATTTACTTGTAATAAGATTGGATCTAAGTTAACTGAATTTAGATTCTATGAAGCTTTTATTCGTTTTGGATATATTATTTCTGGAATTTTAGGTGCATATTCCTTGGGTGCTAATAATGTAGCAAATGTTACTGCGGTTTTTTCAGGACAACTTCATATGTTGAATGTGCAACAAGCTGCTTTATTTGGTGGTATATCTATAGCAATTGGAGTTTTGACCTTTAGTAAGCCTGTAATGTCAACAGTTGGTGAAGGGATTGTTCCACTTTCTCAAGTTGCTGGCTTCGTAGTTGTTATTGCAGTAGCAATTACTGTCTATATTTATGCTAGGATCGGCATCCCTGTTTCTACATCTCAAGCAGTTATTGGGGCAATCATGGGTATTGGATTCCATTTAGGTATTAAAACAATTAACATGAGAGTACTAAGAAATATACTGTTTGGGTGGGTTGGAACACCGATCATTGCTGGAACAGTAAGTTTTATATTAAGTTTATTTTTATGA
- a CDS encoding small acid-soluble spore protein alpha/beta type — protein sequence MKEDTNKFTENDLLKYEIAEELGLIDKINQTGWKSLTAKESGRIGGLMTKRKRENKSETK from the coding sequence ATGAAGGAAGATACAAATAAGTTTACTGAAAACGATTTGCTTAAATATGAGATTGCAGAGGAGCTTGGTTTAATAGACAAAATTAACCAAACGGGATGGAAATCATTAACAGCAAAGGAAAGTGGAAGAATTGGTGGCTTAATGACCAAAAGAAAAAGAGAGAATAAATCTGAAACAAAATAA